A genomic region of Raphanus sativus cultivar WK10039 chromosome 6, ASM80110v3, whole genome shotgun sequence contains the following coding sequences:
- the LOC108829111 gene encoding uncharacterized protein LOC108829111 → MVGAAHPRRTRGTVIYQPQLKPGSTYSLKNLFATKPKEIYRVADLRVTICFSHSSVLFHLEYLSTPTGSDSTYMKVISIEKGLCLHEQDESGKGLFSMSLKRYERHSYAEKQVNGT, encoded by the exons ATGGTGGGAGCTGCTCATCCTCGACGAACCAGG GGCACTGTGATCTACCAGCCTCAACTCAAACCAGGATCCACTTACAGCCTCAAGAATTTATTCGCTACGAAGCCGAAAGAGATCTATCGAGTTGCTGATCTGCGTGTAACCATTTGTTTCTCGCACAGCTCTGTCCTCTTCCATCTTGAATACCTATCAACGCCGACCGGTTCAGATTCTACTTACATGAAG GTGATCTCCATTGAAAAGGGCTTATGTTTACATGAACAAGATGAATCAGGCAAAGGACTGTTTTCCATGTCTCTAAAACGCTACGAGAGGCACTCATACGCCGAGAAACAG GTCAATGGAACATAG